The Chloroflexota bacterium DNA segment GGCTGCGCCCAATGGCCCGTGCCAAGAGAGGACTCGATCAGGAAAGATGGGATTGAGCTTCTGTACGATCCGCTGCATTGCAAAGCTGTTGGGGGCAAGCAGCAGCACTTGGGTCCCGGATCCGAGCGCCCGCGCAGCGGCGTGCAGATGGAGTGCCCATGGCGTCGAATCTACTCCAGACGCCGTACCCTCCATCACCACCATGGTGTGAGTGTTGTCTGCCGGAAGGGAACTAGACATAAACTCGGATATCGCTGCCCAGGCGTGTTCTTGTTCAGGCGATTCCAACCCTGGCAGGTCGTGCGACTGCACCTCTCTTGCTTGGACTTCGTACGCTTCCCGAAAACTCACCAGTCCTCTTTCTTCCAGCGCACGTAGCGAGGCGACACCCGTCCCGGTCTCCTCCAGGAGGGTTCGAACCAAAACTCCTTGTCCATGCGACTCCAATGCTCGCAGCAGTTTCTTTTGCGAACGCGACCGTCGCAGGAGTGGCTCGGCTTCCCTGGTGGAAGACAGGCTTTCCACCCACAGGTCACGTAGGGACGGCGGCTTGAGGGGTTGCAATGCCGACCTCAGGTGCACCGCGCCGAGCTTCTCTAAGCGGCGCTGCATGCGTGTAAAGACGGACGGCCCAGCCACATGCGTCAGACGCTCATGCTCAACTTCCCCCTCGTTCTGCAATGTCTCGAGGAAGAGGCGCTCGTTGCGCGTCGTTGCCACATCCTCAGGCAGTGCGACGAGCGGGTCCAGTCTCGACCAACGCTTTACACGCCCACGTAGCCCGGGTGGGAGCATCGGCCCAATGACTTTCATCGGTGAAGCAAGGTAGTATCGCGCTATCTTGCGTGCAAGCGCGATCTGTGCCGGCGTGAGGAGCGAGCTGTCAGCGACAACATCCATGATTTCACGGACATCTTCAACCGGGGAAGTTGCAGCGCCGGATACAACTAGCCCTTCAATAATGCGCTCGCCGAATCCAACTAACACCATGACGCCGGGGGCAATACGATCTCTGAGATGGTCTGGAATGGCGTAGTGGTACGTCTTATCGGCAGGGACGTTGAGGACGTCCACAGCGATCTCGGCATACGGGGTGTCAAGGGGGGCGAGATTCACCCGCGCGGTGAGATTCGACACTTTTCCGCCGTAATTATTGCGCTCACTTGGTTTACGGCCTGGTCAATCTTGCCGGTGTGGTTAGTCACGAAATAATCGAAATTGGGAATCGAGGCAAGTTCGTGGCGCAGCACAGCGTCGCGCCTTGCTCGTTCAGCGGGGGACTCTACACCTCTTTGGTCTCTGCGCTCTTGAAGGGTCTCTAAGGATTGCTCCGGCACGCCGATGAATATGTGAATGCTCTCGGGCATGCGGCGGCGCACGGATGCGGCCCCTTGCACGTCCACCCGCAAGACAACGTCCTGGCCGCGGTCCAACGCCGTTATCACCTCATGGAGTGGTGTGCCGTAGCGGTGTCCGTAGACTACTGCGGTTTCCAAGAACTTCCCTTGGGCCTCCCACTGCGAGAACTCGTCGGACGAGAGATAATAGTGGTGTGTGCCGTGCACCTCGCCCGGTCGGGGGGCCCGCGTGACAGCGGTAATGACGCGATAGAAGGCCACTCCCTTGTCTGCCAGGCCGTCGATAATCGAATCTTTTCCCGCGCCGGAGGGGCCGGAAAGCACGAAGAGATGCGGTCCTGAGTCTTCCGCGAAAGAAGAAACTGCTTCCGGTCTTTGCTGCTCTATCGCATCCACTCTGGCAAACTCCGGCTTATTGGAAAACCGCTGTGGTGACCAGACTACGTTACGCGATTGCTGCCGGTCAATTGCGACCGACTGCGGCCTAGTCCGCCTCCAACGGCGCAACTCCTCACGCCTGGAGAAGCATGGATCACGCCTGCTCCCATGGAGTCAGATTCTGCTCGGTGAATTCAAAGTGGAACAATACGTAGCTCTTGTACCGGCGCGGCGTCATCGTGCCGGTCTCTTGTGCCGAGCGCACAGCGCAGCCGGGCTCGTCGATGTGCACGCAGTCGCGAAAGCGACATTGACCCATCAACGCGCGTACTTCAGGAAAAAGATGGGGCAGGTCTTCAGGTTCAATACTCCACGACGACAGTTTGCGCAGCCCCGGCGTATCCAGGACGTGCGACTCATCGTCGAGCGCAATCGTCTCGGTGCGGGTCGTGATGTGACGGCCCTCGCCCTTAGCGCCCACTGCTCCCGTGGGCAACGCGGCGCTCGCAGCAAGGCAATTGATGAGGGATGACTTGCCAACTCCGGATACTCCAGTGAAGACAGACTGCTTACCCCGCAACTCCTCACGCAGCGACGCTATCCCGCTGCCGGTGGCAGCACTCGTTTGGAGGATCTTGTAGCCAATGCGCTCGTAGACGGATAACTCTTCAGCTACCTCGCGAGAGATGCCTCGGTCGAACTTGTTGAGCACTAAGCATGCCGGGAGGGTGTGGTACTCGGCAATTACGAGGTAACGATCCAGGAGCAAGAAATCGGGAGCGGGCTGAGAAGCTGCGAGCACGATAACGGCCTGATCGATGTTAGCCGCAAGGACATGGGCGCGTTTACTCTCGGGTGCCTGGCGCAGAAGTCCCCACGTCTCGTCATCATTCCGCAATATTTCTTCGATTACGGCGGTATTCGGGCTAAGTTCCCGAATGCGCACTCTGTCACCAACGCTTACAGGTGAGCGCGTCTGGGTAGGCAAGACTCGTTGCACGCGCGGCGCTCTGCTCTTGCTCGTTGAATAGATGAGCTCTTTACGCAGTTTTCCCCTAAGCTTGCAACTAAACGTGCCGTTCTCTGTTCTCACTGCGTACTCTCCGCGCGAAACCCTAGTAACCGTGCCTTCCTGAGTCCGTGTGCGAGGAAAGGCGCTCATGTCGTCACGCTGAGCGCGCTTTGAGTCGCACGCACTCTTGCAACGGTAGGTAAACACAGAGACCGACAACTAATCATAGCTGTCGGTCTTGGCGTAGCCATATTTCGCAGCATCCACATGCGGCCATCTCTCTCGGCAGCGATTGAGCTATGGGGAAGACGATGCAGCCGGGGCCTCCGATGGGCTTTCTTCTGCGGGCGCCTCTTCCGTGTTGGCTTCTACGGTGACTTCCTCGATGGTAACTGTGTCTTTCAAGAAGTCGATTGTCTTGCGCATGCGCAAGTTCATCGCGATATTGGTGCGAGATTCGTTGCTATTCAAGTGCTGCTGCATCTGCTGTAAGCGCGCCTGCACTTCATCCTTCGTAGGCTGTTTCGACGTTACGATCATCCCTGCCTGCTGCTGCTCTTGCTGAGCGATCTGCATCCGATAATTCGCCATGCTCTGCTCGATTTCGCCTTCAATCTCCTCTGCGGGAACCGCAATGTCTTCCTTACTTGCAACGGCGTCGAGCGCAATGAAATTTCGGACCATATTCTCTGCCCGATCTTGAATTCGCTGTTTCCAATCTTCCTCCGAGAGGTTGATCATCTGGAGGTAGTATTCCTTAGGTATGCCGCGCTGTGCGGCTTCGAAGGCTTCCCGCTGCTCCAGGCGCTGCGCCTGTTCTTCGATGAGGACGTCCGGCACCTCAAACGTGGCACTGGTGACGAGTTCCTGGACGAGCGTGTTCTCTGCCTGCTGTTCGGCATCTTGCTCCGCGCGTTCTTCCAGCCGCTTGCGCACATCCGCACGCAGATCGTCGATGGATTCGAAATCCCCAGTGGCCTTTGCCAATTCATCGGAGAGACCCAGGAGACGTTTCTGGCTCGTACTTATCATCTTGATCTCGAAGTCGGCCGACCTGCCGCGTACAGCTTCCACGGCGTAGTCATCCGGCAACAAGAGGATGAAGGAGCGCTCTTGCTCGGCGACCATGCCGATGGCGGCTTCATCGAATCCCTCCGGCATGTTGTTTTCGCCTATGATCATCGTGGAGCCGGGCGTGTTGGTGACAACACGGCCTTCGACGCTGATACGCAAGTCCAGGTTGACCCGGTCGCCTCTTTCTACCGGTCGTTCCACGTCGTCCCATTGCACGAACTGCTGCTCAAGGCTCTGCAGCACGACTTCGATATCTTCATCGGTGACAAGCCGTTTTTCCTTGGTAATCTGGATAGCCCGGTAGTCACCCGTATCAACTGCGGGCTTCACCGGCACCGTGGCTGCGAAAGACACGGGTTGATCCTTCTCGGCCTGTAGCAGCTCAAGTTCCGGGTTGCCCACGGGCTGGATTTCCGTCTGGTTGATTGCTTCAGCGTATGCCTCCGGCACGAGGCGATCGAGCGCTTCGCGAAAGACCGATTCTGCGCCGGCATGACGCTCGACAAGGGCCTGGGGCGCGCGGCCGCGGCGGAAGCCGGGAATGTTGACTTTGTCGCTAACACGACGCACGGCGCGCTTGTAGGCCGTCTCGACCTCTTCGAGCGGCACATCCACCGTAAGCTTCACCCGGCTCTTTTCGAGTTTTTCCGACGCTACCGTGATCATCATTGCCGTGTATGCTCTCCCTTACCTCAACACCACTATTCGTGCAGATGTATTCCGCTACAGTATTCGCGAATGTCTATGACATAGCAAAAAAAGAGGCGCAGCCTTAGCAGCGCTCTTTTTCTTCCACGTCGGCGTTCTCGTGACCTGCCGGGAGCGGAAGACGGGATTCGAACCCGTGACCCTCTCCTTGGCAAGGAGATGCTCTACCTCTGAGCCACTTCCGCAATGCTTGATTCGTCATTATTATAGCGAGTTAGCGAGTTCTTGGCAAGATGCGGGGCAATGAAAGGACGGAGAGTACACTACGAGTGTGAGCGCCTTCCGAAGCAAGATAGCTGACGCATAATTGCGTAGTGTCCAAGGGTGCGTGGGTTTCCCCTCGCAGTCTTAATGCAAGAGTGGCTGTGTGTAGGCTGGCTACGGCCGGCAATGAAGCGATCAAGGGTAATTCACAAGGGATATGATATGCTAGTCAAATATACTGAAGGAGGCAAGATATGGCACAGGACGACAAAAGTGATGCACGTCGGGTAATAGCGCGCGCTTGGCAAGATGCGGGATTCAAGAGCTTATTGCTTCGCGATCCTCGTGCGGCGCTGGAGGACCTCAACATCGAAGTTCCAGACCACTTGTCCCTCTCGGTCTATGACAATTCCGGCTCCACCCACCACATGGTGATTTGCACGCCGTGCAGTTGCTACCCCTCCTTCATTGGGGCGGCTCCCGGCTACTGGAAGGACCCAGATTACAAGACCGCCATCACACAGAATCCCGCTGCTTGGCTTGAGGGAATGGGCACGAAACTTGCCCAGGACGAGAATCTAAAGGTCGTAGACACTGACGTGAACAGCCGCGCATTCGTCATACCTAAGCAGCCGGAGGGCAAGATAACCGAGGAGGCTACGGCGCAAGCAGTCACTGCTACCAGTCTCGTCGGTCACACACGCTAGCAAGAAGCCCGGGTCAATTCTTGCCTTGAGTAGACACTATTCTGAGAGAATCAAGAGATGAACTTGTGCATCGTTGGGTACGGCAGTATTGCCGAAGTACATCGCCGGTCGTTTGCGCGGATTCCCGGCGTGCGCGTCGCGGCCGTCGTCGGTAGGCTCTTAGAACCGACGCGGGCTTTTGCCGAAAAGTGCGAAGCTTCACTTGCTACGGTTGAGTTGGAAGAGGCTCTGGCAAGAGATGACATTGACGCGGTCGTGGTCACGTCGCCCAGCGCTAAGCACGCGGCGCAGGCGCAGGCCGCCCTTGAGGCTGGCAAACACGTGCTGGTGGAGATTCCCCTTGCGCTTTCACTTCGTGAATCAGAGATGCTCACCGCTCTGGCAGAGCAGCGCGGCCGCACCCTGATGGTGGCTCATACGATGCGCTTTTGGCCGACGTTGACTGCCGTGCGGCAACGCATCGCCGAAGGCGAGTTGCACGTACACAGCCTTTACATTCACTATGGGTTCCTACGTCGGGAGAACGTGAATTGGCAGGGGCGGCGGCGCTCGTGGACCGACAACTTGCTCTGGCACCATGGTTGCCATGCGGTGGATACGGCACTATGGCTGCTGGGAGAATCCGCCCAGGACGTTGCCGGCTTCATGGGCCCGCCGCACCAAGAGCTAGAAATCCCACTGGATCTGGCGGTGTCGCTCCGCACGCCGCGCGACCAAGTGGTGTCATGTGCGCTCTCCTACAACACGATGCGTTCTCTCCTTGAAATCTTGGTCATCGGTGAAGAGACGACGCTGATGGTGCGGGATAGCAAACTGGTAGATCCCCATGACCAGATAATAGCCGCGGGCGGCGAGAATGAGGAAGGCAGCGCGGTCTACCTGCAAAATATCGAGTTCATCAGCGCGCTTCGCCAAGAGCGGGAACCCATAGTCTCCGGTGAAGCTGTCCTGCCAACCATGCGCGCGCTGCAGGCGGTGCAGGATATGAATCCGCAGAATCCGCATCAGCAATAGGTTTCCCGCCCCGCAAGCGGGCTCGTGGTTGCTGCCGGGAATGTCATGGTATCGATCATCCACAGGCGCGCTTTCGATTCTGACCACCCCGTCTTTTCGTCCAGTACGGCCTGATGAGGAGGGCATTGATGGTACACGCAAAGCCTCTCGATCTGTCAGCAGTGCGGAATGCCGCGCGCCATGACGACGTATCGTCCTGGGACGGCCCCGTGGCACAGGACTTGGCAAAGCTGCCTGAGGGGGAGCAGGACTTCTGGGGGATTCCCTTCGCTCTAGGCTCTGTGGACGCAACGGAAAGTTGGATTTGCTTGAGTGAAGAGGGTGTCGCCGTTCCAGTCGGTCGCCGTGGCATCACGCACTTTGTCTTTGCGCACTTTTGCGACGCAGAACCGGGCGTGTCATCCCGGCCCGGCATGAGCGGCATGGTATTTAACCCTGGCGAGCAACTTGCCGCGTATACGCTCCGCTACGCCGACGGCGGAGAGCAGGTGCAATCAGTCCGGCGGCGGTTTGAAATCAACTCGACCGTCGCTTGGGGACAAATGGCATTCGCTGCCCGGCCGCAGGGAGGCACGGAACCGGCTGACATCAACGGGCCGTACCCGCGCGGATCTTGGGGACACTGGCAGACGGGCCTCAAAATGCAGCGGGCACGGTCGGCTTCAAACTACTGGATATACGCACTGCCAAACCCCAATCCCGATCGAACCGTTGAGTCGTTGCAGTTGGCGGCAACAAGCGGAGTCTACGTTGTGGTTGCCGGCATTACGCTTTATACGGGAAAGCACCATCCACTGCGCCACAATCAGTTGGAAAGTTTTCGCATTGTGCTTCCAGCGGAAGTGCAGGATGCGTCGCCGGAAGACACAGCGGTGACGGTAGACCTTGGCACCTTGGCGCGCAAGTATGCAGTCCCGGCGTTCGACCCGGAGACGTGGCTCGATGACGAGGCGCCCGGCTTGGGCGAGAAAGCCAGTAATGAAGCAGAGAAGACGCTAATCGTGGACGTAACCGCAAGCCCCGATGCCACGCTGGATGTGGCCGGGCATGCCGTGCCCATGGAGTCCTTGTACAACGCCGGCGAGAGCAAGAGCGGGGACGGCAAGGTCCGGGTGGAGGTGCTTACGCCGGAGCGGACGTGGGTCCACGTGCGTTTGGAAGAAGCAGCAAGCGGCAAGACAACCGCCGCCCGGGTCCACTTTCGTTCGCCGGACGGCCGCTATTTTCCACCTTACGGCCACCGGCATGAAGTAAACGACAACTGGTTTGAAGACTACGCTGGCGATCTCAAGTTGGGATCTACCCAGTACGCCTACGTGGATGGCACCTTTCAGATTGAACTGCCGGTAGGCGATGTCTATGTCGAGATATTCAAGGGCTTTGAATACCAGCCCTTACGCTCTCGTCTCAAGATTGCGCCGGGGCAACGGGAATTAACTCTTAAGCTGGCACGTCCGCTCAATTGGCGCGAGCACGGTTGGGTGACCGCCGATACTCACGTGCACTTCATCTCACCGCAAACCGCCTGGCTGGAAGGTCAGGCCGAGGGTGTGAACCTGATTAATCTTCTCGCCTCTCAGTGGGGCGATTTGTACACCAACGTCGCTGACATTACCGGCGAGGTTTCCGGCGTCAGCAGAGACGACACCGTTGTGTACGTGGGCACCGAAAACCGGCAACACTTGATGGGTCACATCAGCCTGCTGGGCGTCAAAGGCGAACCGGTGTACCCCATGACCACGGCCGGACCGGGTGAGAGCTACATTGGAGACCCAATACTCAGCAGCATGAGCGAATGGGCGGACCGGGCCCGCGAACGCGATGGCCTGGTGGTCATCCCGCACTTCCCAAACCCCTATACTGAAGCAGTAGCGGAGATAGTGCTCGGCAAGGTAGACGCGGTTGAACTCAAGTACTTTACGCCCTCCATCGACGGATTCGGCCTGCATGAATGGTACCGATTCCTCAACAACGGCTACCGGGTGGCGGCTGTGGGAGGCACGGACAAGATGAGCGCCGGAATTCCTGTCGGCGGTGTGCGCACCTACGCGCTGTTGGAGGACGATTTCTCGTTCGGCACATGGGCCCAGGCTGTGCGAGACGGGCGTACATTTACGACCAGCGGCCCGCTCCTGGATGTGCGCGTTGAAGGGAAACGGCCCGGCGATGAGCTCAAGCTGCCGTCCGGCGGAGGCACATTGACGGTTGAGGCGTGGGCGGATTCAGTGTTGCCGTTCCACGAACTGCAAATTGTGTGCAACGGCGCCGTGGTCGCAACCAAGACAGTGCCCGATGGAGGCAAGACCTGCCGCATCAGCCAAGAGGTGAAGCTGGATGGAAGCGGTTGGATTGCGGCGCGTTGTGTCAGCTCGTTGGAAGTTCAACATTACTGGGTAGTGAACGTGGCGGCCCACACGTCCCCAGTGTATGTCGTAGCGGACCAGCAAGATCTCTTCAACCCCAGTGACGCAACGTACATGATGACTATCCTGGATGGCGGACTGACCTGGCTCGACACCTTAGCGACGCGGGCCGACGCCGAACGCCACACGGGCGTGCGCCGGGGCTTTGAGCACGCAAAATCTCACCTCCAGGGGCGTCTGCACTCGCACGGACATGAGCACTAGAGGCCGCGTGCCGGCAGCGAGTGACACCGGTTTCGCATTCGTAGAGCATACGGCCGACATTGGTGTGAGGGCTTGGGGGCCCACTCCCGCCGCCGCTTTTGCCGCCACCGCCCATGGTATGTATGCCATTACACTTGGCAAGGAGCCGGCCGAAACGACGGGACCGACGATAGAGCGCACTGTTACCGTCAGTGGCGAAACGTGGCCTGACCTCCTCGTGAACTGGCTTGCGGAACTGCTCTTCCAATTCAGTGTGGAGGGAGTGGTGGCTTATGAGTACGAGTTCTCGGCGTGCGCACCGCCGCGATGTTCCGCCACAATCACTGGTATAGCCATCGAAAGTGAAGATCAGGTAGCGGGCGGGGAAATCAAGGCAGTGACGTACCATAAACTGAAGATCGACGTGCAGCCGGAGTGCACGACGGTGCAAGTAATCTTCGACATCTGAGCAGGTAAGGTTTCATGGGAAAGAGCGCGCCACAGAACTGGCGGTCGGTGCTGCGACAGCGGGATGCGGTCCGCTGGGAATTGCCAGTCGAATACATGCCCGGCATGCGTGTGCCGGGGCTGATCTATGCTGATGCGGCCATGATTGATTCGATGGCCGGTGATATGGCGATTCAGCAAGTGGCAAACATGGCCACGCTGCCGGGAATTGTCCGGCATGCCCTTGCCATGCCGGACATCCACTGGGGGTATGGTTTTCCCATTGGGGGCGTTGCGGCGACGCGGGTCGAGGACGGCGTTGTCTCTCCGGGCGGCGTCGGATTTGACATAAATTGCGGCGTGCGGCTCTTGCGCACCAATCTTCACGAGCGGGAAGTAAGGGGCCGTCTGCCGGAGATTATGAATCAACTCTTTCGTGACGTCCCTACCGGTCTGGGGCGCGGCAAGAGGAAGCGCGCCGCGAACATTAACATGGAAGACGCTCTTGCCGCGGGGGCGGCGTGGG contains these protein-coding regions:
- a CDS encoding archease; translation: MSTRGRVPAASDTGFAFVEHTADIGVRAWGPTPAAAFAATAHGMYAITLGKEPAETTGPTIERTVTVSGETWPDLLVNWLAELLFQFSVEGVVAYEYEFSACAPPRCSATITGIAIESEDQVAGGEIKAVTYHKLKIDVQPECTTVQVIFDI
- the tig gene encoding trigger factor translates to MMITVASEKLEKSRVKLTVDVPLEEVETAYKRAVRRVSDKVNIPGFRRGRAPQALVERHAGAESVFREALDRLVPEAYAEAINQTEIQPVGNPELELLQAEKDQPVSFAATVPVKPAVDTGDYRAIQITKEKRLVTDEDIEVVLQSLEQQFVQWDDVERPVERGDRVNLDLRISVEGRVVTNTPGSTMIIGENNMPEGFDEAAIGMVAEQERSFILLLPDDYAVEAVRGRSADFEIKMISTSQKRLLGLSDELAKATGDFESIDDLRADVRKRLEERAEQDAEQQAENTLVQELVTSATFEVPDVLIEEQAQRLEQREAFEAAQRGIPKEYYLQMINLSEEDWKQRIQDRAENMVRNFIALDAVASKEDIAVPAEEIEGEIEQSMANYRMQIAQQEQQQAGMIVTSKQPTKDEVQARLQQMQQHLNSNESRTNIAMNLRMRKTIDFLKDTVTIEEVTVEANTEEAPAEESPSEAPAASSSP
- a CDS encoding nitrile hydratase subunit alpha, with protein sequence MAQDDKSDARRVIARAWQDAGFKSLLLRDPRAALEDLNIEVPDHLSLSVYDNSGSTHHMVICTPCSCYPSFIGAAPGYWKDPDYKTAITQNPAAWLEGMGTKLAQDENLKVVDTDVNSRAFVIPKQPEGKITEEATAQAVTATSLVGHTR
- a CDS encoding CehA/McbA family metallohydrolase; translated protein: MVHAKPLDLSAVRNAARHDDVSSWDGPVAQDLAKLPEGEQDFWGIPFALGSVDATESWICLSEEGVAVPVGRRGITHFVFAHFCDAEPGVSSRPGMSGMVFNPGEQLAAYTLRYADGGEQVQSVRRRFEINSTVAWGQMAFAARPQGGTEPADINGPYPRGSWGHWQTGLKMQRARSASNYWIYALPNPNPDRTVESLQLAATSGVYVVVAGITLYTGKHHPLRHNQLESFRIVLPAEVQDASPEDTAVTVDLGTLARKYAVPAFDPETWLDDEAPGLGEKASNEAEKTLIVDVTASPDATLDVAGHAVPMESLYNAGESKSGDGKVRVEVLTPERTWVHVRLEEAASGKTTAARVHFRSPDGRYFPPYGHRHEVNDNWFEDYAGDLKLGSTQYAYVDGTFQIELPVGDVYVEIFKGFEYQPLRSRLKIAPGQRELTLKLARPLNWREHGWVTADTHVHFISPQTAWLEGQAEGVNLINLLASQWGDLYTNVADITGEVSGVSRDDTVVYVGTENRQHLMGHISLLGVKGEPVYPMTTAGPGESYIGDPILSSMSEWADRARERDGLVVIPHFPNPYTEAVAEIVLGKVDAVELKYFTPSIDGFGLHEWYRFLNNGYRVAAVGGTDKMSAGIPVGGVRTYALLEDDFSFGTWAQAVRDGRTFTTSGPLLDVRVEGKRPGDELKLPSGGGTLTVEAWADSVLPFHELQIVCNGAVVATKTVPDGGKTCRISQEVKLDGSGWIAARCVSSLEVQHYWVVNVAAHTSPVYVVADQQDLFNPSDATYMMTILDGGLTWLDTLATRADAERHTGVRRGFEHAKSHLQGRLHSHGHEH
- the rsgA gene encoding ribosome small subunit-dependent GTPase A; this translates as MSAFPRTRTQEGTVTRVSRGEYAVRTENGTFSCKLRGKLRKELIYSTSKSRAPRVQRVLPTQTRSPVSVGDRVRIRELSPNTAVIEEILRNDDETWGLLRQAPESKRAHVLAANIDQAVIVLAASQPAPDFLLLDRYLVIAEYHTLPACLVLNKFDRGISREVAEELSVYERIGYKILQTSAATGSGIASLREELRGKQSVFTGVSGVGKSSLINCLAASAALPTGAVGAKGEGRHITTRTETIALDDESHVLDTPGLRKLSSWSIEPEDLPHLFPEVRALMGQCRFRDCVHIDEPGCAVRSAQETGTMTPRRYKSYVLFHFEFTEQNLTPWEQA
- a CDS encoding Gfo/Idh/MocA family oxidoreductase — protein: MNLCIVGYGSIAEVHRRSFARIPGVRVAAVVGRLLEPTRAFAEKCEASLATVELEEALARDDIDAVVVTSPSAKHAAQAQAALEAGKHVLVEIPLALSLRESEMLTALAEQRGRTLMVAHTMRFWPTLTAVRQRIAEGELHVHSLYIHYGFLRRENVNWQGRRRSWTDNLLWHHGCHAVDTALWLLGESAQDVAGFMGPPHQELEIPLDLAVSLRTPRDQVVSCALSYNTMRSLLEILVIGEETTLMVRDSKLVDPHDQIIAAGGENEEGSAVYLQNIEFISALRQEREPIVSGEAVLPTMRALQAVQDMNPQNPHQQ
- the gmk gene encoding guanylate kinase (Essential for recycling GMP and indirectly, cGMP), yielding MDAIEQQRPEAVSSFAEDSGPHLFVLSGPSGAGKDSIIDGLADKGVAFYRVITAVTRAPRPGEVHGTHHYYLSSDEFSQWEAQGKFLETAVVYGHRYGTPLHEVITALDRGQDVVLRVDVQGAASVRRRMPESIHIFIGVPEQSLETLQERRDQRGVESPAERARRDAVLRHELASIPNFDYFVTNHTGKIDQAVNQVSAIITAEKCRISPRG